A stretch of Vigna radiata var. radiata cultivar VC1973A unplaced genomic scaffold, Vradiata_ver6 scaffold_409, whole genome shotgun sequence DNA encodes these proteins:
- the LOC111240667 gene encoding uncharacterized protein LOC111240667 has protein sequence MAIESFEPAVGFIKFRLAVSVGYRGRQIGFVFAPGTGGCIKARTSSYATLTVDRFEVFYDAFYFIEDVAKGVIPFDTESRDEKKLGLFFFTVPLKKKLNILYLSGGWLLSKVLYWSFNFVEVVGSLAISVKYSYNNVISFAGNGIRSLV, from the exons ATGGCTATCGAGAGTTTTGAACCCGCCGTC GGTTTCATAAAGTTTCGCCTCGCCGTCTCCGTTGGCTATCGTGGCCGCCAAATAGGCTTTGTCTTTGCCCCTGGAACCGGTGGATGCATCAAGGCGCGCACCTCCTCCTACGCCACGCTCACCGTTGACAGATTTGAGGTTTTCTACGATGCATTCTACTTTATCGAAGATGTCGCTAAGGGTGTGATTCCATTTGACACTGAGTCGCGAGATGAAAAGAAGTTGgggcttttctttttcactgttcctttgaaaaagaagttgaataTATTGTATCTATCTGGAGGTTGGTTGTTGTCTAAAGTATTGTATTGGTCTTTTAATTTTGTCGAGGTTGTTGGATCGTTAGCAATTAGTGTAAAATATTCCTACAATAATGTAATTTCTTTTGCAGGAAATGGAATTCGGTCACTCGTTTAG